From one Triticum aestivum cultivar Chinese Spring chromosome 4B, IWGSC CS RefSeq v2.1, whole genome shotgun sequence genomic stretch:
- the LOC123091224 gene encoding probable serine/threonine-protein kinase At1g54610, which translates to MKIHIQFLRSSGKALNVFIGRFCSKCTKQEDSATSKSQTTDGTCIHGLIAPSSKDELSAVPEVAGDDRNTEVPNVPLKEKPVLGFDPPRKPRARHRLKIWISTRHNGIIGRCGNKLDLGFFNGAKRLSAEHLNTGWPDWLVTVAPEAVQGWAPLQADSFERLSKIGQGTYSSVYKARDLRTAKIVALKKVRFVNTDPESVRFMAREICVLRKLNHPNVIKLEGIVTSPVSQNLYLVFEYMEHDLVGLAATPELKFTESQVKCLMQQILSGLDHCHSKGILHRDIKGSNLLIDGHGVLKIADFGLATFYDPESQQPLTSRVATLWYRPPELLLGATRYSAAVDMWSTGCIFGELLTAKPVMPGRTEVEQIHKIFKLCGSPSDEYWQKLEVPPTGMFKPLCQYKRCIAENFKDLPPSALVLLDNLLALEPEARGTAASSLQSDFFRTEPLACSPSDLPKCPPSKEYDARLRQEEARRQRRAESVRSGNENPRENHVAYGSIKPQRLQHTKTRFNSAHLNPKDDQLTLATEVQPLGFDPTWNKGGNNYMDHHEVPERKYKSGRLANSNISRTKGSDMFKPESTGVGNIMPASHNKEMEVKGPMVDYKGKSKIVNSSGPVATQDGNIEDMLREHERNVQEAVRKARCIKS; encoded by the exons ATGAAGATACATATTCAATTCCTTCGATCAAGTGGAAAGGCACTAAATGTGTTTATAGGCCGCTTTTGTTCTAAATGCACTAAACAAGAAGATAGTGCCACCTCGAAAAGCCAGACCACTGATGGCACGTGTATACATGGGTTAATCGCACCGTCCAGCAAGGATGAATTGTCGGCTGTACCTGAAGTTGCTGGTGATGACAGAAATACAGAAGTGCCCAATGTCCCGTTGAAAGAGAAGCCAGTTCTCGGTTTTGACCCTCCTAGGAAGCCGAGGGCAAGACATAGACTCAAAATCTGGATCAGCACTCGGCACAATGGCATAATTGGACGATGCGGTAATAAACTGGATTTAGGTTTCTTCAATGGGGCGAAGCGGTTATCAGCTGAACATTTGAATACTGGATGGCCAGATTGGCTTGTGACTGTGGCACCTGAGGCAGTGCAAGGCTGGGCCCCACTGCAAGCTGATTCGTTTGAGAGATTAAGTAAG ATTGGACAAGGGACTTATAGTAGTGTTTACAAAGCTCGGGATCTTAGAACAGCCAAAATTGTTGCGCTCAAGAAGGTTCGGTTTGTCAATACAGATCCTGAAAGTGTGCGCTTTATGGCTAGAGAAATATGTGTTCTTCGGAAACTCAATCATCCCAATGTTATAAAGTTGGAAGGGATAGTAACATCTCCTGTTTCACAAAACCTATATCTCGTCTTTGAATACATGGAACATGACCTTGTTGGCCTTGCTGCAACTCCAGAACTCAAGTTCACCGAGTCACAG GTCAAGTGCTTGATGCAACAGATACTTAGTGGCCTTGATCATTGCCACAGCAAAGGAATTCTTCATCGTGACATAAAGGGCTCCAATCTCTTGATTGATGGCCATGGTGTTTTGAAGATTGCTGACTTTGGCTTAGCAACATTTTATGATCCTGAGAGTCAGCAACCACTGACAAGCCGTGTTGCAACATTGTGGTACAGACCACCGGAACTTCTGCTTGGTGCCACCAGGTACAGTGCTGCTGTGGATATGTGGAGTACAGGTTGCATTTTTGGGGAATTGCTGACTGCCAAGCCAGTCATGCCAGGCAGAACTGAG GTGGAGCAAATTCACAAGATTTTCAAGCTCTGTGGATCACCTTCTGACGAGTACTGGCAGAAATTGGAAGTGCCCCCAACAGGGATGTTCAAGCCCCTGTGCCAGTATAAGCGGTGCATTGCCGAGAATTTCAAAGATTTACCTCCATCAGCTCTAGTTCTTCTAGATAACTTGCTTGCATTAGAACCAGAAGCTCGTGGAACAGCTGCCTCGAGTCTTCAGAGTGAC TTTTTCAGAACAGAGCCACTTGCTTGCAGCCCTTCGGACTTACCAAAGTGTCCACCAAGCAAAGAATATGATGCTAGACTCCGACAAGAGGAAGCAAGAAG ACAAAGAAGGGCAGAATCTGTTCGATCAGGGAATGAGAATCCTAGAGAAAACCATGTTGCATATGGTTCTATTAAACCGCAG AGGCTTCAGCATACCAAAACAAGGTTCAATAGTGCACATCTCAATCCAAAGGATGATCAACTGACGTTGGCTACTGAGGTACAACCTCTAGGGTTTGATCCCACATGGAACAAGGGAGGTAACAATTATATGGACCATCACGAAGTACCTGAACGCAAATATAAATCTGGCCGATTGGCAAATTCCAACATTTCAAGGACAAAGGGCTCAGACATGTTTAAACCCGAATCAACTGGCGTAGGGAACATTATGCCTGCTTCTCACAACAAAGAGATGGAAGTAAAAGGCCCAATGGTG GACTACAAGGGTAAGAGCAAAATAGTCAATTCCTCTGGTCCAGTGGCTACTCAAGATGGGAACATAGAGGATATGCTCAGAGAACATGAGCGGAATGTTCAGGAAGCGGTGCGCAAAGCGCGCTGCATCAAGAGTTGA
- the LOC123091225 gene encoding glucuronoxylan 4-O-methyltransferase 2, producing the protein MTSPTLARKAKLKNHLVSAKAKLRQHVTLRRIVLVAAASAAAFILLLTVRTLSASHARSPGAASSTTSPPEAVRRNTQQQQGGCAKLPGPVAEALVHYATANATLPQTAAEVGVTARLLARRAPCNLLVFGGLSPDSALWAALNHGGRTAFLEEDAALIAEVGARHPGLGLESHQVAYQTTLADADELLGLRGSPDCTASPPKDHPLSPDHFEGSPCKLAMRGLPAAFYETEWDVIMVDAPTGWVPEAPGRVGGAIYMAGMAARARRPGNGETEVLVHDVDRTVEDSFSRAFLCAGYLEEEVGRLRRFAVPSHREKEGLPFCP; encoded by the coding sequence ATGACGAGCCCCACGCTCGCGCGCAAGGCCAAGCTCAAGAACCACCTCGTCTCCGCGAAGGCCAAGCTCCGGCAGCACGTCACCCTCCGCCGCATCGTCCTCGTCGCCGCCGCATCCGCCGCGGCCTTCATTCTCCTCCTCACCGTCCGCACCCTCTCCGCCTCGCACGCCAGATCACCAGGCGCCGCCTCGTCCACCACCTCCCCGCCCGAGGCCGTACGGCGCAACACGCAGCAGCAGCAGGGCGGGTGCGCGAAGCTGCCTGGGCCAGTCGCCGAGGCGCTGGTTCACTACGCGACCGCCAACGCGACGCTGCCGCAGACTGCGGCCGAGGTCGGGGTGACCGCGCGCCTGCTGGCGCGGCGCGCGCCGTGCAACCTCCTGGTGTTCGGCGGCCTCAGCCCCGACAGCGCGCTCTGGGCGGCGCTCAACCACGGCGGACGCACCGCCTTCCTCGAGGAGGACGCCGCCCTGATCGCCGAAGTTGGCGCTCGTCACCCGGGCCTCGGCCTCGAGTCCCACCAGGTCGCCTACCAGACCACGCTCGCCGACGCCGACGAGCTCCTCGGCCTCCGTGGCTCCCCGGACTGCACTGCCTCTCCGCCCAAGGATCATCCACTCTCGCCGGACCACTTCGAGGGATCCCCATGCAAGCTCGCCATGCGTGGGCTGCCGGCAGCGTTCTATGAGACGGAGTGGGACGTGATCATGGTGGACGCGCCTACGGGGTGGGTGCCAGAGGCGCCAGGGAGGGTGGGCGGCGCGATATACATGGCCGGAatggcggcgcgggcgcggcggccggGAAATGGCGAGACGGAAGTGTTGGTGCACGACGTGGACAGAACGGTGGAGGACAGCTTCTCCAGGGCGTTCCTGTGCGCAGGCTACCTCGAGGAGGAGGTCGGCAGGCTCAGGCGCTTCGCCGTCCCGAGCCACAGGGAAAAGGAAGGCCTGCCATTTTGCCCTTGA